A window of Streptomyces sp. NBC_01224 genomic DNA:
GACGACGAGCCGGGCCGGCCGGACGTCCTGTCCGGCCACCGAGGCCAGCAGGGCCTCGACCTGCTGCGGGCGATCGCCCATGGTGACGATGGATACGGCGATGCGCGGTTGGGACACGGTCGGCACTCCTGGTCTCGCTGGGTGCCCGCGATCGTAGCCGCAACTCTTCGTCGCCCGATGTTCAGCCAATCGTCGCTGCTGTGTCGTGCCCCGTGACTCCTCGTCGGGGGAGGGCCCGTCCGTCAGCCGGGTGCGCCGGCCTGGCTGGGGACTGATCCGAGGGTGCCGAACAGGCGCTCGCCGCGGTCCTCGGCCATGTCGAGCGTGGCCAGCACGGCAGCGGTCGAGATGCTCGGCAGTACATAATGCAGAAGGACCGAGATCCGCCGCCCCAAGTCCTCGCGCTTGCACAGGGCTTGAGACATCGCCTGAATGCCGGAGAAGGAACCCGCCAGCATTTCGGCGGTCTCGCGGGCGTCGACGTGCGGCAGGAGTTCGCCCTGGTTCTTCGCGGCGGTCAGCAGATGTTCGAGCCGGTCTATCCAGGCACGGAACGGGGTGCCCCGGTCGAGGCCTTCCACCGCCTGATCCATGGCCAGCCCGACGCTGGCGCGTACCAGTGGCTCATGCCGGAGCCGGTGGGCGAGCAGCATGCCCTGATCGACCAATTCCTGAAGCTTCGTCAGCTGAGCGGGAAGCGGATCGCTGTCCAGCTGTACGTCCATCACCCCGAGTGCAAGGTCTTCCTTCGAGGTGAAATGGAAGTAGAGCGCACCCTTTGTCACTCCGGCCCGCGCAAGGATTTCACTGATGGTGGCGCTGCTGTAACCGCGTTCGTCGAAGACGGCGGCGGCCGCCACCAGGATTGACCGTCGAGTCTGGATCGCGCGCGCCTGCTGTGCCATCAGCTACGAGTCTCTCTCAGTCGTGGCGTGGTCAGCGCCACTGGGATATGGCTGGATAGGGAAACCGGACTGTCAGTATCTTACTGCGGGGGCGGCCCGCCCTCCCGGTATGGATCCTCTGGGAGGAAAATTCATGGTTCAGCTCACCTCGCACAACACATCGGTGTCCGTCGAGGGCGCAGGCGCAGCCGAATTCACCGCAACCCCCGGAGAGGGGGAGACGGCATCCAGGGGCAGACATGGGGAGGCGGACTTCCCGAGACATCTGGTACACCGGTCCGATGCCGAGGATGTCTTTCCCACCGGCTGGACCCCGCAGACCGACACCCAGTTCTCGGTATCGGCCCGTTGGCCACATGCGCACCGCTTCTTCGCCCCGGTGTCGGGCCGCTACCAGGACCCGCTGCTGATCGCGGAGACCATGCGGCAGACGACGATGCTCCTGGGGCATGCGGCGTTCGACGTCCCGGTCGGGGACCAGTTCGTGATGTGGGAGCTCGCGTACGTCTCCGAGCCTGATCGGCTGCTCCTGGGCAAGGCGCCCTGGGACATCACGGTGGATGTGTCCTGCTCCCGGATCCGGCGGCGCGGCCGGAGCATCGGCTCCATGCATGTCGAGCTGCTCCTGCACCGGCTCGGCACTGTCCTCGCCAGAGGCGGGGGGCGTATCAGCTGCACCTCGGCCAAGGTGTACGACAGGCTGCGGGGCGACCGGCAGGATGTGATCGGCGCCCCGATACCCCTCCTGCCCGCCGTCGCACCGGCCGAGGTGGGCAGGACCGATGAACACGATGTCGTACTGGCGCCGGGTCCGCAGCGAAACGTCTGGCAGCTGCGGCTCGACACCGCACATCCGACATTGTTCGCCCGGCCCAACGACCATGTGCCGGGCATTCTGCTGCTGGAGGCGGCCCGTCAGGCGGCCGTCGCCGTCACCCCCGGCCATGGCTTCCTCCCGGCATCGGTGAAGACCGACTTCCTCCGGTACGTGGAACTCGACCGTCCCTGCTGGATCGAGGCCCGGCCCGTCCCGGCCGGCGACCGCGGTACGACCGAGGTGCATGTCTCGGCGATCCAGGACGGCGAGCCGGTCTTCACCTGCACCCTCGGCTCCCCAAGAGGCCTGCACGGCACAGCGGGGAATCAGGGGAGCCGGCCGGACGACCGGCAGAATGACCAGTCATGACACTGCGCATACTCATCACCGGCGCGACCGGTTTCATCGGCAGCCATGTGGTGGCCGCGGCCCGGGCCACCCCCGGTGTCCGGCTGCGGCTGATGACCCATCGGACAGCCCTCACCACGTCGGCAACGGCAGGCGCCGGGCCCGGCATCGAGACGGTGTACGGGGACCTCGCCGACCCCGCAACGCTGCGCGGCAGCTGCGAGGGCATCGACGCGCTGATCCACTGCGCCTCACGGATCGGCGGCGACGAACCGACCGCCCGGTCCGTAAATGATCAAGGAACCCGTGCTCTGGCCGAAGAGGCGGCCCGCTGCGGAGTCACCCGGATCGTCCACCTGAGCACGGCATCCGTCTACGGCCGGGGCCCGTTCACCCGGCTGCGGCCCGGACAGGCCGAGCCGTCCCCGGCCTCGGCCACCAGCCTGACCCGCGCCGCCGCCGAACAGCACGTCCTGGCGGCCGGCGGCGTCGTCGTGCGCCCGCACATCGTGTACGGGGCCGGGGACCGATGGGCCGTGCCCGGCCTGGTCGCGCTCGTCCGGCAGCTCTCGGCCGGACTGACCGGATGCGAGGCACGGCACTCGATGATCGACGTACAGACGCTGGGGCGGGCGCTGCTGGGTGCGGCGCTGTCCCCGAAGGAGCCGGCCGGGGTCTATCACGTCAACCACCCCGAACCGGTGAGCTGTTCGCAGCTGCTGTCCACGGTCGTCGACGAACTGCGGCTGCCCTGGGGAGCCACCGGCATCGATGTGGACACGGCCCGCGAGCGGCTCGCCGGCGTCCCGTACGCGCTGCACCACCTCGGCATGCTCGCCGTGGACCACTGGTTCACCGACGAACGGGTCGGACAGGACTTCGACTGGGAGCCGGGCGAAGGGTTCGCGACCGCGTTCGCCCGGCACGCGCCGTGGTACCGCCGGCACCTCAGCGGCTGACGGCGCCGCGGCGCCCCCTCGTCAGGCCTCGATCCGGGTACCCGTACCGCTCACCCGCACCCGCGCGTCGCCCGCCCGCAGTTCGACCGTGAGCGTGCCGGGGCGGCCCATGTCCTCGCCCTGGTGGAGGGTGAGGACGGCAGTGTCCGGGACGAGGCCCAGGGCGCGCACATAGGCGCCGAAGGCGGCCGCCGCAGCGCCCGTGGCGGGGTCCTCCACCACGCCGCCGACCGGGAAAGGGTCACGGACGTGGAAGACGTCCGGCGCCGCCCGCCACACCAGCTGCAGGGTCGTCAGGTCCAGCCGGTGCATCAGGGCTTCGAGGCGCGCGAAGTCGTAAGCGAGGTCGGCAAGCCGCTCACGGGTCGCGGCGGCCAGCACCAGGTGGCGGGCGCCCGCGAAGGCGATCCGGGGCGGCAGGGCAGGGTCGAGATCGGCGGCCGGCCAGTCCAGGGCGGCGAGTGCCTCCGCCAGGTCGTCCGGGGCGATGTCCATGACGTCCGGTTCGACGCTGGTGAGCGTGGCGCGGAGTTCGCCGCCCTCCTGGGTGACGGTGACCGGGACCGTACCCGCGGGGGTGCTGAACACCAGATCGCCGGGGCCGTCGCGCTCGGCGAGTGCGAGGGCCGTCGCCACGGTGGCGTGGCCGCAGAACGGGACTTCGGCCTTCGGACTGAAGTAGCGGATCGTGTATCCCCGGGCGGCCGACGGCGCTTCGTCGCCCGGCTCGTCCCGCCCGGTCAGGAAGGCTGATTCGCTGTAACCCAGCTCCGCCGCGACGGCGAGCATCGCCGCGTCGTCGAGACCGGACGCATCAAGGACGACACCTGCCGGATTGCCGCCCTCAGGGTCGGCGGAGAAGGCGGTGTAGTGCAGGATCTCGGTACCTGAATTCTGGTTCATGCCGCAGGCCAACCCCGCGGCGGCCCGGGGCATTCCCGCTCCGGCCGGCCGGATGGTGCCCCGAGCCGCGGTTGCCCGGCTCAGTGGCAGTTCTTGGTGCCCTTGCTCGACTTCGTCCAGGAGCAGGAGTCCTGGAGCTTGCCGTTCGGCTTGATCAGCCGGGCCTTGTCACCGGTGTTGTTCCAGACGTACGAACCGCGGTTCCAGTAGACGTGGCCCGAGGCGTTCTTGCCCTTGCCCGTGTGGACCTTGACGGTCTTGCCCGCGCCGATGGTGTAGCTGCCGAAGGTGTACGTGTACCCGGTGTTGTCCTTCACCTTGTAGCCCTTGAGCTGAAGCTTCGACTTGCCGTTGTTGTGGATGTCCACCCACTCGGCGTTGAGGGACGCGTTGGTGCGGGTGTCCTTGCCGGGGCTGTCGTACTGGATCTTGCCGAGGTGCAGCCCGCCCTGGTGCGAGGCTGCCGAGGCCGGGGCCGTGACGAGTAGTGAACCGGCCAGGGCGGTGGCGGCGGCCAGGGCGAGCGGCGCGGCGGTGCGTATGTGCATGCTGTGATCCTTACGTGGAGTTCCGGTAAAGAACTGTGATCATAAGGGCAGCGCGCACCGGCCCGAGGAGGAAGTGCATATTCGGCCGGGGTGTGGTCATTCGGGTGGCAACCGCCCACGCCGGGCGGCCGGTTCGGGCGGCCCCGTCAGCCGCGGCCCACGTACGGCATCGCCGTCGCCAGGACCGTCGCGAACTGCATGTTCGCCTCCAGGGGCAGCTCCGCCATGTGGAGCACCGTCCGGGCCACGTCCGCCGCCGCCATCACCGGCTCCACCGCCAGTTCGCCATTGGCCTGAAGGGTGCCGGTCCGCATCCGCTCCGTCATGTCCGTGGCGGCGTTGCCGATGTCGATCTGCCCGCAGGCGATCCGGTACGGACGGCCGTCCAGGGACAGCGACTTCGTCAGGCCCGTCATGGCGTGCTTGGTCGCGGTGTAGGCGACCGAATGCGGGCGTGGTGCGTGGGCGGAGACCGAGCCGTTGTTGATGATCCGACCGCCCTGCGGGTCCTGCGCCTTCATCAGCCGGTACGCCGCCTGCGCGCAGAGGAACGCGCCCGTCACATTCACATCCACCACCGAGCGCCAGTCCTCCACGGACAGGTCCTCGACCGGGACGGAACGCGGGCCGAACGTACCCGCGTTGTTGAAGAGCAGATCGATTCGGCCGAAGCACTCCCGTGCCGAGGAGAAGAGGGCGTCCACGTCCTCGGGGCGTGACACATCGGTGGGGACGGTGATCACCCGGGCGTTCTCCCCGGCCAGCGCGGCGGTCTCGGTGAGGGGTTCTGGGCGCCGGCCCGCGAGCGCCACCGACCAGCCGGCGCCGGCCAGGGCGAGAGCCACCGCGCGGCCGATTCCGGATCCCGCGCCCGTCACGACCGCCGCCTTCGGGCCGGATTTCAACAGGTTGTCGCTCATGGGGCCGCAGCGTACGCCTTCCCGTTCTGCGGGTCGCGTGGGGCCACACGGGGTCAAGACGGCGTATGCGGCGGCGGGTTCACGTCTCGGAGGGCCGGTATTGATGATCATGGTTTCCGTCGCGTATGCGCACTTTGTCGTGGGCATCCATTCCCGCTGTATTCCTTATCCGCGCGGCGCCGGAGCACGCGAACACGACAGCCGCTCGATGTGCTGGTCCGGTGCACTGTCCGAGTACACCACCAGCCAGGGGAGGGACAGATGACGCACTCATCGCACCAGCAGGAGATGCGCGACGCCGCCAGTCATGTCGGACGCCGCCGCTTCCTCACCGCCACCGGTGCCGCTGCCGCGCTGGCCTTCTCGGTCAATTTGCCGGCTGCGGGCACCGCGAGCGCCGCCGAGCTGGACGGCCGGAGGATCGGCGAGGACCCGTTCACCCTCGGCGTCGCCTCAGGCGACCCGCAGCCCGACTCGGTCCTGCTGTGGACGAGACTCGCACCCCGCCCGTACGAGACCGGCAGCGGACTTCCCCGGTCCCGTGTCGAGGTGAGCTGGGAACTCGCCCACGACGAGCGCTTCTCCCGCATCGTCCAGCGAGGGTCGGCCACCGCCCACCCGGAGTTCAACCACAGCGTCCATGTCGAGGTCAAGGGTCTCGAAGCGGGCCACGTCTTCTACTACCGCTTCCGCACCGGTACGTGGATCAGCCCCGCCGGCCGGACCCGCACCGCGCCCGCCCCCGACGCCCGCAACAGCGCGCTGAGCCTGGCCGCCGTCTCCTGCCAGGCCTACCACGACGGCTACTTCACCGCGTACAAGCACCTCGCCCAGGAGGACGTCGACGTCGTCTTCCACCTCGGCGACTACCTCTACGAGTACGCCGTCAACGCGACCGGCGGAGCCCGTAACTACACCGACCGCAAGCTCCCCGCCCATTTCAACCAGGAGACGGTCACGCTGGAGGACTACCGGCTGCGGTACGGCCTCTACAAGTCCGACCCCGATCTGCGCGCCGCCCACGCCGCGCACCCTTTCGTCGTCACCTGGGACGACCACGAGACCGAGAACAACTACGCGGGCGACACCCCCGAGAACGGCGTACCGCCGGAGGAATTCCTGCTGCGGCGCGCCGCCGCCTACCGGGCGTACTGGGAGAATCAGCCGCTGCGCACCCCGCAGCAGCCGACCGGCCCGGACATGAAGCTCTACCGGCGCCTGCAGTTCGGAAGCCTCGCCCAGTTCGACATCCTCGACACCCGTCAGTACCGCAGCGACCAGGCCTACGGCGACGGCTGGCACAGGCCCGGACCGGAGTCCGAGGACCCCTCGCGCACCCTGACCGGCGCCACTCAGGAACGCTGGCTGCTCGACGGCTGGCACGCCTCACGGGCCACCTGGAACGTCGTACCGCAGCAGGTCACCTTTGCTCAGCGGCGCGATGTCCCCACCGACTCCTATCTGCTCTCCATGGACGCGTGGGACGGCTACCCGGCCTCCCGGGACCGGATTCTGAAGGGGGCCGGGGCTGCCGGGATCGACAACCTGATGGTGCTGACCGGCGATGTGCACGTCGGCTACGGCTTCGACCTGAAGAAGGACTTCGACGACCCGTCGTCCCGCACCGTCGGCACGGAGATCGTCGCCACATCCATCACCAGCGGCAAGGACGGTACGGACAAGCCGTCCGGCTGGAACAACCAGATGCGGGCCAACCCGCACATGAAGTTCTTCAACGGCCGCCGCGGATACGCGGTCATCACGCTGGGCCTGAAGCAGGCGCGCGCCGACTACCGCACGGTGCCGGCCGTCACCACGCCCGGTGCGCCCGTGACGACGGCCGGATCGTTCGTCACGGAGGTGGGGAACCAGGGCCTCACGCCCGCGTAGAACCGACCGGCAAATGGGGGTGGGAGAAGGAGCGGGGCTGGGCGCGTGCCCAGCCCCCGCGACGCCGCCCTCCATTTGCCGGTCGGTCCAAGGCCCTTCTCGGACAGGTCCCGGTCAGAGGAGGCCGTCGGCCGGGTAGCGGACGCCGATGCGGTCACGCACCGCGTCGAGCGTCCGCATCACGGCAAGGGAACCGTCCAGCGGCACCAGCGGCGACTCCGTCTCGCCCGCCCGCAGCGCCCGTGCCACCTCGGCCTGCTCGAACTGCATCCCGCGCAGCCCCTCGCCCGCCGCCCCCGCGGTGAACTCCTCCGGCTCCCGCCCCTCCCGGTGCAGCACGAACCGTTCCGGGTAGAAGAAGCCGCGCGGGAAGTCGATCCGCCCCTTCGTGCCCGTGACCGAGGCGGTCAGCGGCGTGTCCGCGACGATCGAACAGTTCAGCAGCGCCGAGGCGCCCGCCTCCGACCAGCCCAGCAGCATCGCGGTGTGCAGATCGACGCCCTCGGGGGAGAGCAGTGCGTCGGCCTGCACCCGGTCCGGCTCGCCCAGCAGCAGATGCGCGAACGACACCGGATAGACCCCGAGGTCCAGCAGCGCGCCGCCGCCCAGCGCCGGGTCGCGCAGCCGGTGTTCGGGACCGAAAGGACCCGCGAGCCCGAAGTCGGCCTGCACGGTGCGGATATCGCCGATGGCGTCGTCCCGCACCAGCTCCGTCATGCGCCGGATGACCGGGTTGCAGTACGTCCACATGGCCTCCATGAGGAAGAGGCCGCGGTCCCGGGCGAGCTTCACCAGCTCGTCCGCCTCCCGCGCGTTGAGCGTGAACGCCTTTTCGCACAGCACGTGCTTTCCGGCCTCCAGACAGAGCGCGGCCGCCTCCCGGTGCGCCGAGTGCGGTGTCGCGACGTACACCACATCGACCTCGTCGTCGGCGGCGAGATCGGCCCAGCTGCCGTACGCGCGGGGTATCCCGAACCGCTGCGCGAACGCCTTCGCCGAGGCGTCCGTACGGGATGCGACGGCCACCACCTCCGCGTCCGGCATCGACCGCAGGTCCTCGGTGAACGTCGCGGCAATACCGCCGGTCGCCAGCACGCCCCAACGCACAGCCCTGCTCATGCCTGTCATGCCTGCTCCCCAAAAAGGTCTCGACCAGTCCGGCTGAGCTGAGAGCATAGAGGCGGATTCAACGACATGGAGATGAGAATGCCGGAGAGCGGCGCAAGCCGGGCCCAGCAGGAACGCACACACATATCGACCACCCAGGCCGTGGCCACGGAGTCCGCGGCCACCGGCACACCTCCCGGAAATCCGGCCGCCACCGACGCGGCCCGGCGCACCGGACTCCTCGTCACCCTGGTCCTCGGCGGCCTCACCGCACTGCCGCCGCTCTCCATGGACATGTACCTCCCGGCCCTGCCCGCGGTCACCGAGTCCCTGCACGCCCCCGCCGCGACCGTGCAGCTCACCCTCACCGCCTGCCTCACCGGCATGGCGCTCGGGCAGGTCGTCGTCGGACCGATGAGCGACCGGTGGGGGAGGCGCCGGCCGCTGCTCCTCGGCATGATCATCTATGTCGTCGCCACCGCGATCTGCGTCTTCGCCCCCACCACGGAACTCCTCATCGGCTTCCGCCTCCTGCAGGGCCTGGCCGGTGCGGCGGGGATCGTTATTGCCCGCGCCGTGGTGCGCGACATGTACGACGGCGTGGAGATGGCCAGGTTCTTCTCCACCCTGATGCTGATCTCCGGCGTTGCGCCGATCGTCGCGCCGCTGATCGGCGGACAGGTGCTGCGGTTCACCGACTGGCGGGGGATCTTCGCCGTCCTCACCGTCGTCGGCGTGCTGCTCACCCTGGTCGTCTGGAAGTGGCTGCACGAGACCCTGCCGCCGCAGGACCGGCACACCGGCGGCATCGGCGACGCGCTGCGCACCATGCGCGGGCTGCTCGCCGACCGGGTCTTCGCCGGCTACATGATCGCGGGCAGCCTCGCCTTCGCCGCCCTCTTCGCGTACGTGAGCGCCTCGCCGTTCGTCGTGCAGGAGATCTACGGGGCCTCGCCACAGACCTTCAGCCTGCTCTTCGGCGTCAACTCGGTCGGCCTGATCATCGTGGGCCAGATCAACGGCAAGGTGCTGGTCGGCCGGATCAGCCTGGACAAGGCGCTCGCCTTCGGGCTCTCGGTCATCGTGCTGGCCGCGGCCGCGCTGCTGCTGATGACGTCCGGGGTCTTCGGGCACGTGGGCCTGGTCCCGGTCGCGGCCGGGCTCTTCGTGCTGATGTCGGCGATGGGGCTCGCGATGCCCAATACGAACGCACAGGCCCTGATGCGTACGAAGCACGCCGCCGGGTCCGCCTCCGCACTGCTCGGTACGTCGTCGTTCCTGATCGGCGCCGTCGCCTCGCCGCTCGTCGGGATCGCGGGCGAGGGGACGGCCGTTCCGATGGCTCTCGTGCAGCTGGTGTGCGCGGTGGGCGCGATGGCCTGCTTCCTGGGGTTGTGCCGGCCCTGGCAGCGGGTTTCGTAGCGGGGCCGGGGACGGGGCCGGTCAGCAGAAGCGCGCTGCCGGTCAGGTCCCCCACTGACGGGTGTCGGGGTCGCTGAACACCAGCAAGAAGAGCACCTGCCGGCACAGGGCGAAGGCAACCGTCAACTGCCCCCAGCCGTAGAGGCGGGGGCGGCGGACCGGCGCCGGTTCGTGGGGAGCACCCAGCCACGGGTGACCGCCGCTACGCCGGAGGCGGCGATGAGCAACGCCAGCAGAACAAGAGGTATGGCCAGGTAGAGCTTCACGGTCCCTCCCTGCCCACCGAACCCGCGCCGGATGCCCGCGTGATCATGACACCTGCCGTGCTGCGCGTCCCCGCGCGTACCCTCATGATCGGCCGGACAGGTCCTGGCTAGTTCGCGCTCGGGTAGCCGATCAGATGCGGGCGGTCCTTCTCGTCCGTCCAGCGGAACAGGCCGACGCCGTCCGACGTCACCGTGCCCGGAATCCGTTGGTTCGAGGGCAGGGCGCCCGTCGTGCCGCTCCTGATCGCCACCGCGACGGGGGTGCCGCCGCCGGCCAGTACGTCGGCCGCGTTGCGTGCGTTCGCCGCGCCGTACGCGATGCCCTCGTCGTTCACGGACGCGAGCGTCAGCGGCTTCGTGCCGTCCGTCCCCTCGAAGCAGAACCCCCGCTTCGTCAACAGGTCGAAGGCGAGCGGCCCGGCCACCAGGAAGTTGCCCGAGGGGGCGGCGACCAGCTGCGGGTACTGGCCCGGCTTTATCGCAGGCTTGCTGCACTCCACCGAGGCGAGGGGCTTGCCCGTCTCCATGTCCTGCACCGTCCACAGGTCATGGGTGGTGGCGCGCTTCGCCCCCTTCGCGAGCTGCCACTTCGCCAGTATCAGGCCCGGGATCACCGATGTCGGGACCCCGCTGAGCCGGTCGGTGCCCTTGGGGGCGACATTGCGGCTGAACCAGCCGCCCTGCACCCAGAATTCCTTGGCCCCGCTGACCAGCAGACCCTTCTTCGTCAGCCCGCGCACCTCGGTGAGCTGCTTGCAGGTCGTGCAGCCCTTCGGGTACTTGAGCGCGGGGGCGGTGATCTCCGACACCCGGCCGGTCAACGGGTCGACCACGGCGCTGTTCGTCCGGCCGTCGCTGATGAGGATGCCGGGGCCGGTGGTGGTGACCGTGGGTACGGAGCCCCACGGCACCTCGACGCGCCGCCGGGAGCCGTCCTCCACGTCGTAGACATCCAGCGAGACGATCGCGTCGGCGGGGGTCAGCGCGTTCTCGCCGACCTTCCCGTACGCCCACGTCACGAAGTACTCGTGGTCGTCCACGGTGACCGGGAGGAGCCTCGGGAAGTGCTGCGGGGACGGGGGCCGCCAGCTCTCCCCGTGCCAGCCGGCCTCCCCGGTCTCCGAGTCGATGGTCCGCAGCTGGAACTTGGTGTCCGAGACCCGCACGAGATAGGCGAGGCTGCCCGTCGTCCGGGAGAGCGCGTAGTCGGGCGAGGTGCCTATGAGCTCCCAGCCGTGCTCGGTCGCGAACACGGAGGGGACGGTGAGCTGTGTCACCGGGGCCGTGCTCGCCCTGGCCTGCTTCTTCGGCTTGTCGGAGCTCTTCTCGCCGCTGCCGCAGGTGGCCAGCAGAAGAAGCATGGCGAGCACGAGCACTCCGCCGACCAGAACCAGGCGCACGATCTTCTGTCTCATGGTTTCCCTCGATGGGCGATCCCGACCTCGCGCCGGTCAGCGTAGCAACTTGCGTAGGTGCCGGGGCAGTTCGCATGCGCTGCTGTTCGCCGCGGGTGCCGGGTCGGAAGCGGGTCCGCCGCCTTTGCCTACAATTCGTCGGTGAACGCCACCCTCCCCACTGCGGAAGCCCTGCGCGCGGCGCTGGCCGGACTGCTCGACGGGCTGCCGCCCAAGCAGGCCGCCCAGGCCGTCGACCGGCTCATCGCCAACTACCGCGGGACCACCCCCACGGACGCCCCGGTGCTGCGCGACCGTTCCGACGTCGCCGCGTACGCCGCGTACCGGATGCCCGCCACCTTCGAAGCTGTACGGTCCGCGCTCGCCGCACTCCGGGAGGCCGCCCCGGACTGGGTGCCCGCCACGCACACCGATATCGGCGGCGGCACCGGAGCGGCGAGCTGGGCCGTGGCGGGAGCCTGGGAGGGGCCGAGGACGACCGTCCTGGACTGGGCCGAGCCCGCACTCGCCCTCGGCCGGGAGCTGGCCGCCATCTCCGGCATTCCCGCCCTGCGCACTGCCGAGTGGCGCCGGGCCCGGATCGGCACCGGCCTCGAACTCGCCCCCACGGACCTGATCACTGTCTCCTACGTACTCAAGGAGCTGACGGCGGACGCCCGCGCCGGCCTCGTCGACACCGCGGCGGCCGCCGCACAGGCGGTCGTGGTCGTCGAGCCGGGCACCCCCGACGGCTACGCCCGGATCATCGAGGCCCGCGACCGGCTGATCGCCGCCGGGCTGAAGGTCGCCGCGCCCTGCCCGCACGACGACGCCTGCCCCATCGAGCCGGGCAAGGACTGGTGCCACTTCTCGGCCCGGGTCAGCCGCTCTTCGCTGCACCGGCAGGTCAAGGGCGGCTCGCTGCCGTACGAGGACGAGAAGTTCAGCTATGTCGTGGCGACCCGCTTCCGGACGGAACCCGTCCGGGCGCGGGTCACCCGCAAGCCGCAGATCCGCAAGGGGCAGGTGCTGCTGGACCTGTGCACCCGGGACGAGGCCCTGCAGCGCTCCACGGTCACCAAGCG
This region includes:
- a CDS encoding Gfo/Idh/MocA family protein, whose translation is MSRAVRWGVLATGGIAATFTEDLRSMPDAEVVAVASRTDASAKAFAQRFGIPRAYGSWADLAADDEVDVVYVATPHSAHREAAALCLEAGKHVLCEKAFTLNAREADELVKLARDRGLFLMEAMWTYCNPVIRRMTELVRDDAIGDIRTVQADFGLAGPFGPEHRLRDPALGGGALLDLGVYPVSFAHLLLGEPDRVQADALLSPEGVDLHTAMLLGWSEAGASALLNCSIVADTPLTASVTGTKGRIDFPRGFFYPERFVLHREGREPEEFTAGAAGEGLRGMQFEQAEVARALRAGETESPLVPLDGSLAVMRTLDAVRDRIGVRYPADGLL
- a CDS encoding SDR family oxidoreductase translates to MSDNLLKSGPKAAVVTGAGSGIGRAVALALAGAGWSVALAGRRPEPLTETAALAGENARVITVPTDVSRPEDVDALFSSARECFGRIDLLFNNAGTFGPRSVPVEDLSVEDWRSVVDVNVTGAFLCAQAAYRLMKAQDPQGGRIINNGSVSAHAPRPHSVAYTATKHAMTGLTKSLSLDGRPYRIACGQIDIGNAATDMTERMRTGTLQANGELAVEPVMAAADVARTVLHMAELPLEANMQFATVLATAMPYVGRG
- a CDS encoding multidrug effflux MFS transporter — encoded protein: MPESGASRAQQERTHISTTQAVATESAATGTPPGNPAATDAARRTGLLVTLVLGGLTALPPLSMDMYLPALPAVTESLHAPAATVQLTLTACLTGMALGQVVVGPMSDRWGRRRPLLLGMIIYVVATAICVFAPTTELLIGFRLLQGLAGAAGIVIARAVVRDMYDGVEMARFFSTLMLISGVAPIVAPLIGGQVLRFTDWRGIFAVLTVVGVLLTLVVWKWLHETLPPQDRHTGGIGDALRTMRGLLADRVFAGYMIAGSLAFAALFAYVSASPFVVQEIYGASPQTFSLLFGVNSVGLIIVGQINGKVLVGRISLDKALAFGLSVIVLAAAALLLMTSGVFGHVGLVPVAAGLFVLMSAMGLAMPNTNAQALMRTKHAAGSASALLGTSSFLIGAVASPLVGIAGEGTAVPMALVQLVCAVGAMACFLGLCRPWQRVS
- a CDS encoding lamin tail domain-containing protein, with product MHIRTAAPLALAAATALAGSLLVTAPASAASHQGGLHLGKIQYDSPGKDTRTNASLNAEWVDIHNNGKSKLQLKGYKVKDNTGYTYTFGSYTIGAGKTVKVHTGKGKNASGHVYWNRGSYVWNNTGDKARLIKPNGKLQDSCSWTKSSKGTKNCH
- a CDS encoding ScbA/BarX family gamma-butyrolactone biosynthesis protein; this encodes MVQLTSHNTSVSVEGAGAAEFTATPGEGETASRGRHGEADFPRHLVHRSDAEDVFPTGWTPQTDTQFSVSARWPHAHRFFAPVSGRYQDPLLIAETMRQTTMLLGHAAFDVPVGDQFVMWELAYVSEPDRLLLGKAPWDITVDVSCSRIRRRGRSIGSMHVELLLHRLGTVLARGGGRISCTSAKVYDRLRGDRQDVIGAPIPLLPAVAPAEVGRTDEHDVVLAPGPQRNVWQLRLDTAHPTLFARPNDHVPGILLLEAARQAAVAVTPGHGFLPASVKTDFLRYVELDRPCWIEARPVPAGDRGTTEVHVSAIQDGEPVFTCTLGSPRGLHGTAGNQGSRPDDRQNDQS
- a CDS encoding PhzF family phenazine biosynthesis protein: MNQNSGTEILHYTAFSADPEGGNPAGVVLDASGLDDAAMLAVAAELGYSESAFLTGRDEPGDEAPSAARGYTIRYFSPKAEVPFCGHATVATALALAERDGPGDLVFSTPAGTVPVTVTQEGGELRATLTSVEPDVMDIAPDDLAEALAALDWPAADLDPALPPRIAFAGARHLVLAAATRERLADLAYDFARLEALMHRLDLTTLQLVWRAAPDVFHVRDPFPVGGVVEDPATGAAAAAFGAYVRALGLVPDTAVLTLHQGEDMGRPGTLTVELRAGDARVRVSGTGTRIEA
- a CDS encoding ScbR family autoregulator-binding transcription factor — its product is MAQQARAIQTRRSILVAAAAVFDERGYSSATISEILARAGVTKGALYFHFTSKEDLALGVMDVQLDSDPLPAQLTKLQELVDQGMLLAHRLRHEPLVRASVGLAMDQAVEGLDRGTPFRAWIDRLEHLLTAAKNQGELLPHVDARETAEMLAGSFSGIQAMSQALCKREDLGRRISVLLHYVLPSISTAAVLATLDMAEDRGERLFGTLGSVPSQAGAPG
- a CDS encoding NAD-dependent epimerase/dehydratase family protein, with product MTLRILITGATGFIGSHVVAAARATPGVRLRLMTHRTALTTSATAGAGPGIETVYGDLADPATLRGSCEGIDALIHCASRIGGDEPTARSVNDQGTRALAEEAARCGVTRIVHLSTASVYGRGPFTRLRPGQAEPSPASATSLTRAAAEQHVLAAGGVVVRPHIVYGAGDRWAVPGLVALVRQLSAGLTGCEARHSMIDVQTLGRALLGAALSPKEPAGVYHVNHPEPVSCSQLLSTVVDELRLPWGATGIDVDTARERLAGVPYALHHLGMLAVDHWFTDERVGQDFDWEPGEGFATAFARHAPWYRRHLSG
- a CDS encoding alkaline phosphatase D family protein, translating into MTHSSHQQEMRDAASHVGRRRFLTATGAAAALAFSVNLPAAGTASAAELDGRRIGEDPFTLGVASGDPQPDSVLLWTRLAPRPYETGSGLPRSRVEVSWELAHDERFSRIVQRGSATAHPEFNHSVHVEVKGLEAGHVFYYRFRTGTWISPAGRTRTAPAPDARNSALSLAAVSCQAYHDGYFTAYKHLAQEDVDVVFHLGDYLYEYAVNATGGARNYTDRKLPAHFNQETVTLEDYRLRYGLYKSDPDLRAAHAAHPFVVTWDDHETENNYAGDTPENGVPPEEFLLRRAAAYRAYWENQPLRTPQQPTGPDMKLYRRLQFGSLAQFDILDTRQYRSDQAYGDGWHRPGPESEDPSRTLTGATQERWLLDGWHASRATWNVVPQQVTFAQRRDVPTDSYLLSMDAWDGYPASRDRILKGAGAAGIDNLMVLTGDVHVGYGFDLKKDFDDPSSRTVGTEIVATSITSGKDGTDKPSGWNNQMRANPHMKFFNGRRGYAVITLGLKQARADYRTVPAVTTPGAPVTTAGSFVTEVGNQGLTPA